A DNA window from Aestuariispira ectoiniformans contains the following coding sequences:
- a CDS encoding ABC transporter ATP-binding protein → MLNVEDLHKSFGNIEVLKGVSLTAHKGDVISMLGSSGSGKSTFLRCINMLEIPNAGKITVHGETIGMTTDKSGSPKPLDMRQVERIRTRLAMVFQSFNLWSHMTVIENVIEAPVHVLGVPKAEAIEKAEALLHKVGIYERKDYYPAHMSGGQQQRAAIARALAMEPDVMLFDEPTSALDPELVGEVLKVMRQLADEGRTMIVVTHEMSFARDVSSDVIFLHEGKVEEQGPPAEMFNNPKSERFRQFLARTRT, encoded by the coding sequence ATGTTGAATGTGGAGGACCTGCACAAGAGCTTCGGCAATATCGAAGTTCTGAAAGGGGTTTCTCTAACGGCGCATAAAGGTGATGTAATTTCCATGCTGGGCTCGTCCGGGTCCGGTAAAAGCACCTTCCTGCGCTGTATCAACATGCTTGAAATCCCCAACGCGGGGAAAATCACGGTTCACGGCGAAACCATCGGCATGACCACCGACAAATCGGGCAGCCCGAAGCCGCTCGATATGCGGCAGGTCGAACGCATCCGGACGCGGCTCGCCATGGTTTTCCAGAGCTTCAATCTCTGGTCCCATATGACAGTGATCGAAAATGTCATCGAGGCCCCGGTCCATGTCCTGGGCGTTCCCAAGGCGGAAGCCATAGAAAAGGCCGAGGCCCTGCTGCACAAGGTCGGCATTTACGAGCGCAAGGACTATTATCCCGCCCATATGTCCGGCGGCCAGCAGCAGCGCGCGGCAATTGCGCGGGCGCTTGCCATGGAACCGGATGTGATGCTGTTTGACGAGCCCACTTCCGCACTCGACCCCGAACTGGTCGGCGAAGTGTTGAAGGTGATGCGGCAACTGGCCGATGAAGGCCGCACGATGATTGTGGTCACCCACGAAATGAGTTTTGCCCGCGACGTCAGTTCCGACGTGATCTTCCTGCACGAAGGCAAGGTCGAGGAACAGGGGCCGCCGGCAGAGATGTTCAACAATCCGAAATCGGAACGTTTTCGTCAGTTTCTGGCCAGAACCAGAACCTGA
- a CDS encoding ABC transporter permease has translation MEHIWEFRWLLLQGTGITILVGVASLVLAIVLGLLGAWAKLSKNAMAQRAANGYTTLIRGIPDLVLMLILFFGGQQLLLDIGEKTGLWGYVEINQFTAGVGTIGFIFGAYMTETFRGAILAIPRGQIEAGIACGMSKSLIFRRIIWPQMVRYALPSFTNNWLVMIKTTALVSVLGLQELVYVANAVGRKFREPFTFLLFVLVVFLLLTAVSQLGLRKLEKKYSVGIRRG, from the coding sequence ATGGAACATATTTGGGAATTCCGCTGGCTGCTGCTACAGGGAACGGGCATCACCATTCTGGTCGGTGTCGCCTCGCTTGTGCTCGCGATTGTTCTGGGCCTTCTGGGCGCATGGGCCAAACTGTCCAAGAACGCAATGGCCCAGCGCGCCGCCAACGGCTATACGACCCTGATCCGTGGCATTCCCGACCTGGTTCTGATGTTGATCCTGTTTTTCGGTGGTCAGCAGTTGCTGCTGGATATCGGTGAGAAAACGGGCCTCTGGGGCTATGTTGAAATCAACCAGTTTACCGCAGGGGTCGGCACCATCGGATTTATCTTCGGTGCCTATATGACGGAAACCTTCCGTGGCGCAATCCTGGCGATCCCGCGCGGCCAGATCGAGGCAGGCATTGCCTGCGGCATGAGCAAAAGCCTTATCTTCCGCCGGATCATCTGGCCGCAGATGGTACGTTATGCGCTGCCCAGCTTCACAAACAACTGGCTGGTGATGATCAAGACCACGGCGCTGGTATCGGTGCTGGGCCTTCAGGAACTGGTCTATGTCGCCAATGCCGTCGGCCGGAAATTCCGTGAACCATTCACATTCCTGCTTTTCGTGCTTGTTGTCTTCCTGCTGCTGACCGCCGTTTCACAACTCGGCCTGCGCAAGCTGGAAAAGAAATATTCCGTCGGTATCCGGAGGGGCTGA
- a CDS encoding TolC family outer membrane protein, protein MASSSNGFAASLEEAVRAAIQTNPDVGIVVENRRATEYELKQAHGGYLPTLDFRGAAGYQATNDQFSRAKPGDPWDNGSRYESSLTLRQMLFDGFQTDNDVKLQESRVISSTRRVRQTSELVALDAIEAYLEALRQRKLTELAEENVRLHELTLDMVAKKAAGGAATIADVQQAESRLATAQATLEDSRARLRDADATYFRVVGEDPENLSRPNPPSWALPDGLEPAIETALQNNPKISVAKADLAAAVNQYRGTNSAFYPTLDLELTASANKGVDGDRGHEYDSTAMVVMRYNLFNGLKDKNRRKEFIARIGESRQRYNREVRLTEEEVRLAWNALESAGRQIEALTREVEANDAVRKSYRKQFDLGARSLIELLDSENDLFLSKGQLISKQYLEIFATYRILGSGGLLLSALDIPHLEQSHTGLDPVKPMRVDPLLRQQAPAPEGGNPEDAVPLVSPDLEQSPPAAPTLEPPAAIEPDAPVLEPEAPTLEPEPQIFEPEGDADQDAALPSSTVFTLADDMDTPTQAVPYGFFDGAAAGDALKGHGKAK, encoded by the coding sequence ATGGCCAGTTCTTCCAACGGTTTTGCGGCCAGCCTTGAAGAGGCTGTGCGTGCGGCCATTCAGACCAATCCGGATGTCGGGATCGTCGTGGAAAACCGGCGCGCCACCGAATATGAGCTCAAACAGGCGCATGGTGGATATCTGCCCACTCTGGATTTTCGCGGTGCGGCAGGTTATCAGGCGACCAATGACCAGTTTTCACGCGCAAAGCCGGGAGATCCCTGGGATAATGGATCGCGCTATGAGTCCAGTCTGACGCTTCGGCAGATGCTGTTCGATGGTTTCCAGACAGACAACGATGTAAAGCTGCAGGAAAGCCGCGTGATCTCCTCGACGCGGCGGGTGAGACAGACATCTGAGCTGGTGGCGCTGGATGCAATCGAGGCTTATTTGGAGGCCCTTCGCCAGCGCAAACTGACCGAACTGGCGGAAGAAAATGTCCGGCTTCATGAACTGACGCTGGATATGGTTGCGAAAAAGGCCGCGGGCGGTGCGGCTACCATTGCCGATGTGCAGCAGGCGGAATCGAGGCTGGCGACGGCACAGGCCACATTGGAGGATTCCCGCGCCCGGTTGCGGGATGCGGATGCCACCTATTTCCGGGTGGTTGGCGAGGACCCGGAGAATTTGTCCCGTCCGAATCCGCCTTCCTGGGCGCTGCCGGACGGGCTGGAGCCTGCAATCGAAACGGCGCTGCAGAACAATCCGAAAATCTCCGTTGCCAAGGCTGACCTGGCGGCGGCGGTTAATCAGTATCGCGGCACCAACAGCGCGTTCTATCCGACGCTTGATCTGGAGTTGACGGCCAGCGCCAATAAAGGCGTCGATGGCGATCGCGGTCACGAATATGACAGCACGGCCATGGTCGTGATGCGTTACAACCTGTTTAATGGCCTGAAGGACAAGAACCGCCGCAAGGAATTCATTGCCCGGATCGGCGAGTCGCGTCAGCGCTATAACCGGGAAGTGCGGTTGACGGAAGAAGAGGTCCGGCTTGCCTGGAACGCTCTGGAGAGTGCGGGACGGCAGATCGAGGCGTTGACCCGTGAGGTTGAAGCCAATGACGCGGTGCGCAAATCCTATCGCAAACAGTTTGATCTGGGCGCGCGTAGCCTGATCGAACTTCTGGATTCCGAAAATGACCTGTTCCTGTCCAAGGGGCAGCTCATTTCAAAACAGTATCTGGAAATTTTTGCGACCTATCGAATCCTGGGCAGTGGCGGTCTGTTGTTGAGTGCGCTCGACATCCCGCATCTGGAACAATCCCATACGGGACTTGATCCTGTGAAGCCGATGAGGGTGGACCCTCTCCTGCGTCAACAGGCGCCTGCCCCAGAGGGAGGCAATCCGGAAGATGCCGTGCCGCTGGTCTCGCCGGATTTGGAGCAGAGCCCACCGGCGGCTCCAACCCTGGAGCCTCCTGCGGCGATCGAACCCGATGCGCCGGTCCTTGAGCCGGAGGCGCCAACCTTGGAGCCTGAGCCCCAGATATTCGAACCCGAAGGTGACGCGGATCAGGATGCCGCACTACCATCATCAACAGTCTTCACCTTGGCGGATGACATGGACACGCCGACACAGGCCGTTCCCTATGGCTTTTTTGATGGGGCTGCTGCCGGTGACGCCTTGAAAGGGCATGGTAAGGCAAAATAA
- a CDS encoding ABC transporter permease produces MEEANSLSAFLDWGFLDWTLVFDNWPLYVEGVWNTINLTALCLVLGWILSIPLAFARANRHPIFNGPIWCFTYFFRGTPLLVQTYLIYYGLGQFDFVRDGLLWPLLKDAWWCALIAFTLNSCAYQTEILRGAIEATPFGEVEAAKACGMSPTKMKRRIILPGALRRALPMYSNEVIFMLHGSVIASTITIIDILGAGRVVNAKYYVAYEGFISAAVLYMILVFVISRVFKRLEQRLHAHLRPREA; encoded by the coding sequence ATGGAAGAAGCAAACAGCCTGTCGGCATTTCTGGATTGGGGTTTCCTGGATTGGACCCTGGTTTTCGACAACTGGCCTCTTTATGTTGAGGGCGTCTGGAATACCATCAATCTGACGGCACTATGCCTTGTTCTTGGATGGATCCTGTCGATCCCGCTGGCCTTTGCCCGCGCAAACCGGCATCCGATTTTCAACGGGCCGATCTGGTGTTTCACCTATTTCTTCCGCGGCACGCCGCTGCTGGTGCAGACCTACCTGATCTATTACGGGCTGGGCCAGTTTGACTTTGTCCGCGACGGGCTTCTCTGGCCGCTTCTGAAAGACGCCTGGTGGTGTGCCCTTATCGCCTTCACGCTGAACAGTTGCGCCTATCAGACGGAAATCTTGCGCGGCGCGATTGAGGCCACTCCCTTTGGCGAGGTCGAGGCGGCCAAGGCCTGCGGCATGTCGCCCACCAAGATGAAACGCCGGATCATCCTGCCGGGTGCCTTGCGCCGGGCCCTGCCGATGTATTCCAACGAGGTGATTTTCATGCTCCACGGCAGCGTGATTGCCAGCACGATCACGATCATCGACATCCTGGGGGCGGGCCGCGTTGTAAACGCCAAATATTACGTGGCTTATGAAGGCTTTATCTCAGCCGCCGTCCTCTACATGATCCTGGTCTTTGTCATCTCCAGGGTTTTCAAACGGTTGGAGCAACGCCTGCACGCCCATCTGCGGCCGCGGGAAGCCTGA
- a CDS encoding SLAC1 family transporter, with protein sequence MSIETPQPTAPEDNESAETAEEGEIRSIRYFPVTMLAGILSFFGTGLAWEIAAPAFGLPILVAKIFIGFGLGYALAVIGLYVARQTRHPSSLREDLCHPRRGNFLAAAPLGLLMIIEAFASHFDKIADSIWLIACLATMVICAMILNQWLSRRFRPEEVSPAWFLPSSGLLIIPITGAPLGYPDISWMFAAAGILLWLGLFPITLNRLLFCRALSPVLMPDLFLLIVPPTLASIAITRLNGGYMDDMAIAFLGFALLVFVFFLPRLRRFKDVPFGMPWWCCSLSLGFLATACMYYFDHTGYLAAGILAGAMLLISTAATVAITLLSLSAFARGKMFRGPKS encoded by the coding sequence ATGTCGATAGAAACGCCGCAGCCCACAGCCCCGGAAGACAACGAAAGCGCGGAGACCGCCGAAGAAGGCGAAATCCGGTCCATCCGCTACTTTCCTGTAACGATGCTGGCCGGAATCCTGTCGTTCTTCGGCACAGGGCTGGCCTGGGAGATTGCCGCACCGGCTTTTGGCCTCCCGATACTTGTGGCAAAAATCTTCATCGGTTTCGGTCTGGGTTATGCCCTGGCGGTCATCGGGCTTTATGTTGCACGACAGACCCGGCATCCGTCTTCCCTGCGTGAGGATCTCTGCCATCCGCGCCGCGGTAATTTTCTGGCCGCCGCCCCTCTGGGTCTGTTGATGATCATCGAGGCCTTTGCCTCCCATTTCGACAAGATAGCCGACAGCATCTGGCTCATCGCCTGTCTCGCGACAATGGTGATCTGCGCCATGATCCTGAACCAGTGGCTGTCCCGGCGCTTCAGGCCTGAAGAAGTGTCACCGGCCTGGTTCCTGCCCTCGTCAGGACTTCTGATCATTCCGATCACGGGCGCGCCGCTTGGCTATCCGGATATCTCCTGGATGTTTGCCGCTGCCGGCATTCTGCTGTGGCTGGGGCTCTTTCCGATCACGCTCAACCGGCTGTTATTCTGCCGCGCGCTGTCGCCTGTCCTGATGCCCGACCTGTTCCTGCTGATCGTGCCGCCGACGCTTGCCAGCATTGCCATCACAAGGCTGAACGGCGGCTATATGGATGACATGGCAATCGCCTTCCTGGGGTTTGCTCTTCTCGTCTTCGTCTTTTTCCTGCCGCGTCTGCGCCGGTTCAAGGACGTACCCTTCGGTATGCCCTGGTGGTGCTGCAGCCTTTCGCTCGGTTTTCTGGCAACGGCCTGCATGTATTATTTCGACCACACGGGTTATCTGGCGGCGGGTATCCTGGCGGGTGCGATGCTGCTCATCTCCACTGCAGCAACGGTTGCCATCACCTTGTTGAGCCTGAGTGCCTTTGCTCGGGGGAAAATGTTCCGGGGCCCGAAATCCTGA
- a CDS encoding ABC transporter substrate-binding protein gives MLKKLTLAAAAATMAFAAHTASAADMKELRIGVEGAYPPFSEKTADGELIGFDIDIAYALCEKMQVKCTMVEQDWDGIIPALLAKKYDAIVASMSITEERKKRVDFSDKYYNTPGKFTAKEGAFPDDKPSTLAGKTIGVQRGTIHDDFVSSVYPDSEIKRYGTQEEAYLDLMAGRLDAIEADGLATSDGFLKTDNGKGFAFFGADHNEVKYFGEGAGIAVRKGDDDLRKAFNKAIKEIRADGTYDKLQKKYFDIDIYGG, from the coding sequence ATGCTCAAAAAACTGACTTTGGCTGCTGCTGCAGCCACCATGGCTTTCGCGGCCCACACCGCGTCGGCCGCCGACATGAAGGAACTGCGCATCGGGGTTGAAGGCGCATATCCTCCGTTCTCCGAAAAGACCGCCGACGGCGAGCTGATCGGCTTCGACATCGACATCGCCTATGCGCTTTGCGAAAAAATGCAGGTGAAATGCACCATGGTCGAACAGGACTGGGACGGCATCATCCCGGCGCTGCTCGCCAAGAAGTACGACGCCATCGTCGCGTCCATGTCGATCACGGAAGAACGTAAGAAACGCGTTGATTTCAGTGACAAATACTACAACACCCCGGGTAAGTTCACCGCCAAGGAAGGCGCTTTCCCGGATGACAAACCGTCCACACTGGCCGGTAAAACCATCGGCGTTCAGCGCGGTACGATCCACGACGATTTCGTTTCCAGCGTATACCCGGACAGCGAAATCAAACGCTACGGCACCCAGGAAGAAGCCTATCTGGACCTGATGGCCGGTCGTCTTGACGCGATCGAGGCCGATGGCCTGGCAACCTCCGACGGTTTCCTGAAAACCGACAACGGTAAAGGCTTTGCCTTCTTCGGTGCGGACCACAACGAAGTGAAGTATTTCGGCGAAGGCGCCGGCATTGCCGTCCGCAAGGGTGATGACGACCTGCGTAAAGCCTTCAACAAGGCGATCAAAGAAATCCGTGCCGACGGCACCTACGACAAGCTTCAGAAGAAATATTTCGACATCGACATCTACGGCGGCTAA